One genomic window of Stieleria sp. JC731 includes the following:
- a CDS encoding FAD-dependent oxidoreductase, translated as MDTSLPEHLQQRLRWIKSPDACCGGPGQFVLYWMHNALRAHENPALDVAICLARQNGLPLLVYHGLSEQYPFASDRHHAFMLQGHRDVQHELDKRGIVAAFHLQRNGQRGPYLRNLARSAAVLVSEEMPVQPIVGWMERLCATCETPVAAVDCSCLAPVAEFAKQYPKPFTRAFQFRDAVASFHQQSLRQDYEEQPVDVAMCDLEFLKDKFQLNPLCLQDEDLGQLIRRCRIDHSVAPVADTPGGSRAGYARWDAFKASGLAKYEATRNDPLSQSGCSRMSAYLHYGMVSPFRVAREAFRLEATKYLDELLIWRELAFHFCFHHPDTIDSLDAVPSWARKTLIQHQDDQREMECSWEQLSRGRTGHGLWDAAQQSLLRHGELHNNVRMTWGKALLQWTGCPERALQLTIDLNHRFALDGRSPSSYGGILWCYGQFDRPFKPEQPVYGTVRTRPLEIHEQRLSIPRFKTKVSRPIAMSLPKVAIVGAGIGGLAAARVLQDHGIEVTVFEQSDMVGGRIATKTAKSGDGANQYQFDYGAQYFTGCDPTFRRYVNSWIQEGLVQPWLGRIVSVCSEGQIVKEQCCKPRYVGVPGMDAVVRHLASDLDVRLGMHVKGMECQRGQRYRLLFGNPADSVDYDVVISNGSPSQMSGLFPEESDLAEKVRKVQMRPCLALMVADPSLVDLQFDAAFVNSGPFSWVSSNGGKPGRQVNGEWVAHTNADWSSDHFLMSKDDVIEMLLPALEKVLGRSLKICDYVDVHQWQHSEAVDHLDDEYLFNRFAGLGACGDWCNGRKLESAFMSGVGLAGAILRHYTIDRPAFVDELGARATLNQ; from the coding sequence GTGGATACGTCGCTTCCGGAACATCTTCAACAACGTCTTCGATGGATCAAGTCGCCTGACGCATGCTGTGGCGGTCCGGGCCAATTTGTGCTGTATTGGATGCACAACGCGCTGCGTGCTCATGAAAACCCTGCGTTAGACGTTGCGATCTGCCTTGCCCGTCAAAATGGTTTACCGCTGCTGGTTTACCATGGGCTTAGTGAGCAATATCCGTTTGCGTCCGACCGGCATCACGCGTTTATGTTGCAAGGCCATCGCGACGTTCAGCATGAGCTGGATAAACGCGGGATCGTTGCCGCATTTCATTTGCAGCGAAACGGGCAGCGTGGTCCCTATCTAAGAAATCTGGCTCGCAGTGCTGCGGTCCTTGTTAGCGAAGAAATGCCCGTTCAGCCGATCGTCGGATGGATGGAACGTCTGTGTGCGACATGCGAGACTCCCGTTGCTGCAGTGGACTGTTCTTGTTTGGCGCCGGTGGCGGAGTTCGCGAAGCAATATCCAAAACCGTTCACCAGGGCATTTCAGTTCCGCGATGCGGTCGCGAGTTTCCATCAGCAATCGCTGCGACAGGACTACGAGGAGCAGCCGGTCGATGTCGCGATGTGCGATTTGGAATTCTTGAAAGACAAGTTTCAGTTGAACCCGCTGTGTCTTCAAGACGAAGATCTTGGGCAGCTAATTCGGCGATGCAGGATTGATCACTCGGTCGCCCCGGTGGCGGATACGCCTGGCGGGTCAAGGGCGGGCTACGCCAGATGGGATGCGTTCAAGGCGTCCGGCTTGGCAAAATACGAAGCGACACGAAATGATCCGCTATCGCAAAGCGGGTGCAGTCGGATGAGTGCCTATTTGCACTATGGGATGGTCAGTCCGTTTCGTGTCGCGCGGGAAGCGTTTCGGCTAGAGGCAACAAAATATCTCGACGAGCTGCTCATCTGGCGAGAGCTTGCGTTTCACTTTTGTTTTCATCATCCGGACACGATCGATTCGCTTGATGCTGTTCCGTCATGGGCGCGAAAGACTCTGATCCAGCATCAAGACGATCAGCGTGAAATGGAATGTAGTTGGGAGCAGCTTTCCAGGGGCCGGACGGGGCACGGATTATGGGATGCGGCTCAGCAAAGTTTGCTGCGACATGGCGAATTGCATAACAACGTTCGGATGACATGGGGTAAGGCGTTGCTTCAGTGGACTGGCTGTCCAGAACGGGCGCTGCAGCTGACCATTGATTTGAATCATCGCTTTGCCCTCGATGGTCGAAGCCCGTCGTCCTACGGCGGGATTCTTTGGTGCTATGGTCAATTCGATCGGCCGTTTAAACCCGAGCAGCCGGTTTATGGAACCGTTCGGACACGTCCGTTGGAGATTCATGAACAGCGATTGAGTATTCCACGTTTTAAGACCAAGGTGAGTCGACCGATCGCGATGTCGCTTCCGAAGGTCGCAATCGTTGGCGCAGGCATCGGTGGCTTGGCGGCAGCAAGGGTGCTGCAAGATCATGGGATCGAAGTCACCGTTTTTGAACAGTCAGACATGGTTGGCGGACGCATCGCGACTAAGACCGCAAAGTCCGGCGATGGGGCCAATCAATATCAATTTGACTATGGCGCGCAGTACTTTACCGGTTGTGATCCGACGTTCCGCAGGTATGTCAACAGTTGGATCCAAGAAGGCTTGGTGCAACCTTGGCTGGGGAGGATCGTTTCGGTCTGTTCAGAGGGGCAGATCGTCAAGGAGCAGTGCTGCAAGCCTCGTTATGTTGGTGTTCCCGGGATGGATGCAGTCGTCCGTCATTTGGCAAGTGACTTGGATGTGCGTTTGGGAATGCACGTCAAGGGTATGGAGTGCCAGAGGGGACAACGGTACCGTTTGTTGTTTGGAAATCCCGCGGATTCGGTGGACTATGACGTCGTGATTAGCAACGGCTCGCCATCGCAAATGTCCGGTCTGTTTCCTGAGGAAAGCGATCTCGCCGAGAAGGTTCGGAAGGTCCAGATGCGTCCGTGTTTGGCATTGATGGTTGCCGATCCTTCTTTGGTCGATCTTCAATTTGATGCAGCTTTTGTCAACAGTGGCCCGTTTTCGTGGGTCTCGTCCAACGGTGGCAAACCTGGTCGTCAAGTAAACGGCGAGTGGGTTGCGCACACGAATGCAGATTGGTCGAGCGATCACTTTCTCATGTCGAAGGACGATGTGATCGAGATGCTGTTGCCGGCGCTAGAAAAGGTTCTTGGGCGATCGCTTAAGATCTGTGACTATGTCGATGTGCACCAATGGCAACATAGTGAAGCGGTCGATCATTTAGATGACGAATACCTGTTCAATCGATTTGCGGGCTTGGGTGCGTGCGGCGACTGGTGCAATGGGCGAAAGTTAGAGTCTGCATTTATGAGTGGCGTCGGACTGGCGGGAGCTATCCTGCGTCACTACACAATTGACCGACCCGCATTTGTCGATGAACTCGGGGCACGGGCAACACTGAACCAATGA
- the hpnE gene encoding hydroxysqualene dehydroxylase HpnE produces the protein MSVAKVSGGEPVVIVGGGLAGLSAAESISRLSPDRPVVVLEAKRRTGGRTGSFDDPQNGEVDYCQHVAMGCCLNFLDLMKGCGLDRHLRRSTSLTFLHPDYPPSRFAPSRWLPAPLHLLPSLNQLAFLTSPQRREVKRGLLKLLRCPAESLRNIDAASWLRKSGQSDQTIRHFWDVILVSALGEQSDRVSMAAARKVLVDGFAIARGASDVLVPTRPLAELFGRAVPEELKRRGVCVQTGAVVKCIREDRTVEFNSEARSIDSIKASAVICAVPWFRVGTLFDRWPAGKPGQTSPQTALAGIESIATSPISGVHLWFDRPIMELEHAVLVGTVSQWIFRDPIELDDQPNGEVTPRHSYYYQVIISASADATSMGTTELVERVHAELRQFFHAAIDAKLLRSRVVTDPNSVFSISPLVDSLRPSTATSVEWLCLAGDWVQTHWPATMEGAVISGRMAARAVLSHLGVSRQEPIPQRPPAEWLAKLLVR, from the coding sequence GTGAGTGTTGCCAAAGTGAGTGGCGGCGAACCGGTCGTTATTGTCGGCGGCGGCTTGGCAGGTTTGTCGGCAGCGGAATCGATCTCGCGTCTTTCACCGGATCGGCCTGTTGTCGTTCTCGAAGCCAAGCGTCGGACGGGAGGACGAACGGGATCTTTTGATGATCCTCAAAACGGCGAAGTCGACTATTGCCAACACGTCGCAATGGGATGCTGTTTGAATTTTCTGGATCTGATGAAGGGATGTGGGTTGGATCGGCATCTGCGTCGGTCAACTTCGCTAACCTTTTTGCATCCCGACTATCCGCCCAGTCGGTTTGCGCCGAGCCGGTGGTTGCCAGCACCGCTGCATCTTCTTCCGTCGCTCAACCAGCTAGCGTTTTTAACATCGCCGCAGCGACGTGAAGTCAAACGCGGATTGTTGAAACTGCTGCGCTGTCCAGCTGAATCATTGCGAAACATAGATGCCGCATCTTGGCTGCGAAAGTCGGGGCAATCGGATCAGACCATACGTCATTTTTGGGACGTGATTTTGGTGAGTGCTTTGGGCGAGCAATCTGATCGCGTTTCGATGGCTGCGGCACGAAAGGTTCTGGTTGACGGATTCGCGATTGCTCGAGGTGCAAGCGATGTTCTTGTACCGACGCGACCTTTGGCGGAACTGTTTGGTCGGGCCGTGCCAGAGGAGCTGAAACGTCGTGGCGTTTGCGTGCAAACAGGTGCGGTCGTCAAGTGCATTCGGGAAGATCGAACGGTCGAATTTAATAGCGAGGCGCGGTCGATCGATTCGATCAAAGCTTCCGCAGTTATCTGTGCCGTTCCATGGTTTAGGGTGGGCACGTTGTTTGATCGTTGGCCCGCCGGAAAGCCGGGACAAACAAGTCCGCAAACGGCTCTCGCCGGGATTGAATCGATAGCCACGTCGCCGATTAGCGGAGTTCATCTTTGGTTCGATCGACCGATCATGGAATTGGAACATGCGGTTTTGGTGGGAACCGTGTCGCAGTGGATTTTTCGCGATCCGATCGAATTAGATGACCAGCCAAATGGCGAGGTTACCCCGAGGCATTCGTATTACTACCAAGTCATCATCAGTGCCTCAGCAGACGCCACGTCGATGGGAACTACCGAATTGGTGGAGCGTGTACATGCAGAGCTACGACAGTTTTTTCATGCAGCCATTGATGCGAAGCTGCTTCGGTCCCGAGTGGTGACCGATCCGAACAGTGTGTTTTCGATCTCTCCTCTGGTCGACTCTCTCCGTCCATCAACGGCTACCAGTGTCGAGTGGCTCTGTTTGGCCGGTGACTGGGTTCAGACGCATTGGCCTGCCACCATGGAGGGAGCGGTGATCAGCGGGCGCATGGCAGCCCGTGCGGTGCTGTCGCACTTAGGGGTGTCAAGGCAGGAGCCAATCCCACAGCGTCCTCCCGCAGAGTGGCTTGCGAAATTGCTTGTTCGTTGA
- a CDS encoding Gfo/Idh/MocA family protein produces MTTIRWGLVGCGDIAEKRVADAIKCDPNSTLQVACRRNEEKLIQFADRYGIEHWTTDADELLARDDVDAVYIATPVDLHAPQTVSAATAGKHVLVEKPMALDSKQCQLMVDACEQAGVKLGVAYYRRFYPALARVRALLESGELGRPLSILATTGNPNRFPQDDWRVVRSRGGGGPLMDIGSHRLDLFVALFGEVVDVRAKCARSPDYEAEEMATLLVEFKKGTHGVLQCYFGTTDTPDRLEVIGTEGRVTIEDLNEGRLKVVTKVGEASEHFPPHENFHAPLVSDFTRAILEGVDPAVTGAEGKKTSDIIEAAYGCFPG; encoded by the coding sequence ATGACGACGATTCGATGGGGATTGGTGGGCTGTGGTGACATCGCCGAGAAACGAGTGGCAGATGCGATCAAGTGTGACCCGAATTCGACACTGCAAGTGGCTTGCCGACGCAATGAAGAAAAGTTGATTCAGTTCGCGGACCGCTATGGCATCGAGCATTGGACGACCGATGCCGATGAGTTGCTCGCTCGCGATGATGTCGATGCGGTTTACATCGCGACACCGGTTGACTTGCATGCGCCGCAGACGGTCAGTGCCGCGACGGCGGGCAAGCATGTGCTTGTCGAAAAACCGATGGCGCTAGATTCAAAACAGTGTCAGTTGATGGTGGACGCTTGCGAGCAGGCGGGGGTGAAACTTGGCGTCGCATACTATCGCCGTTTCTATCCGGCCCTCGCGCGTGTCCGTGCACTGTTGGAGTCGGGCGAACTTGGACGACCGCTTTCGATCTTGGCGACAACGGGGAATCCGAATCGCTTTCCACAAGACGATTGGCGTGTGGTGCGTTCGCGCGGTGGTGGTGGCCCGCTGATGGATATCGGAAGTCATCGCTTGGACCTGTTCGTCGCTTTGTTTGGCGAGGTCGTGGACGTGCGAGCCAAATGTGCAAGGTCGCCAGACTACGAAGCCGAAGAGATGGCAACGCTATTGGTCGAATTCAAGAAAGGAACCCATGGTGTGCTGCAGTGCTATTTTGGAACGACTGACACGCCTGATCGTTTGGAGGTGATTGGAACCGAAGGTCGCGTCACGATCGAAGATCTGAACGAGGGGCGATTAAAAGTGGTGACGAAAGTGGGGGAAGCCTCTGAGCATTTTCCGCCGCACGAAAACTTTCATGCCCCTTTGGTCAGCGATTTTACGCGAGCAATTTTAGAGGGCGTTGACCCTGCGGTTACCGGAGCGGAAGGTAAGAAAACGAGCGACATAATCGAAGCCGCGTACGGGTGTTTTCCCGGTTAG
- a CDS encoding DUF3500 domain-containing protein codes for MNSHSHVDRSHSDRQKSDRLNNNLSGQSPQPRRAFLKNASAAVATATLGGAVLNQLASPTLAAEQTSAESLVGQLYSTLSDRQRNDICFDWNHQDPKRGLLRTFVANNWNITKHEIVDDFYSDEQRDLITKVFESIIHPEWHERYYQQLSDDAGGFGVEQSIAIFGKPGEGKFEMVLTGRHMTLRCDGNSADHVAFGGPVFYGHAPADNEDPKHTDNVFWHQAVSANDLYKMLDGRQQKAALLPRTPREQAVAFRGNGNIPGLPVTDMSSDQKEHLQKTLGLLVEMYRDSDQQEALQCLKKQGGLDACSLAFYQDSDIGKDGVWDNWRLEGPSFVWHYRGKPHVHVWVNIADDSSVKLNA; via the coding sequence ATGAACTCCCATTCGCACGTTGACCGCTCCCATTCCGATCGCCAGAAGTCCGACCGCCTGAACAACAACCTCTCAGGCCAAAGCCCGCAGCCTCGCCGAGCTTTTCTTAAAAATGCTTCGGCGGCGGTCGCGACCGCGACACTTGGCGGTGCCGTATTAAACCAGTTGGCTTCTCCAACACTGGCTGCCGAACAAACATCAGCCGAGTCTCTCGTCGGACAGCTTTATTCGACGCTTTCCGACCGACAACGAAACGACATCTGCTTTGACTGGAATCACCAGGACCCGAAACGTGGTTTGCTGCGGACATTTGTTGCGAACAATTGGAACATCACCAAACACGAGATTGTTGATGATTTCTACAGCGACGAACAAAGAGATCTGATCACCAAAGTCTTTGAATCGATCATTCATCCAGAATGGCACGAACGCTACTACCAACAACTATCCGACGACGCAGGCGGATTCGGCGTTGAGCAGTCCATCGCAATTTTTGGAAAGCCCGGTGAAGGCAAGTTTGAAATGGTTCTTACCGGTCGGCACATGACGTTGCGCTGCGACGGCAACTCGGCAGACCACGTTGCCTTTGGCGGTCCCGTGTTCTATGGACACGCCCCCGCCGACAACGAAGACCCCAAACACACCGACAATGTTTTCTGGCATCAAGCGGTATCGGCCAACGATCTTTACAAAATGCTCGACGGACGCCAGCAAAAGGCAGCCTTGTTGCCAAGAACGCCTCGTGAGCAAGCGGTTGCCTTCCGCGGAAACGGAAACATTCCTGGGCTGCCAGTGACCGACATGTCATCTGACCAGAAGGAACATCTGCAAAAGACTCTCGGTCTGCTGGTCGAGATGTACCGCGACAGCGATCAACAAGAAGCATTGCAGTGCCTGAAAAAACAAGGCGGTCTGGATGCGTGCTCGCTAGCCTTCTACCAGGACTCTGACATTGGCAAGGATGGCGTCTGGGACAACTGGCGTCTGGAAGGCCCCTCTTTCGTCTGGCACTATCGCGGAAAGCCACACGTGCATGTCTGGGTCAATATCGCGGACGATTCCAGCGTCAAGTTGAATGCGTAA
- a CDS encoding phytoene/squalene synthase family protein — protein MQSTRRITASYRDVRRIARRSRSNFYRSFWLLPNQKRRSMCALYAFARVTDDIGDCNEPAALRTRWLDWWRQTTALNLIADKPKDEVLLAAGLPDNTSDWPIDLVTKANQIFPALHDTVHRFRIPSRYLLEIIDGVLADQLKTRFDTYEQLEHYCYLVASAVGLACLHIWEFREPLPSQAAIDCGLAFQLTNILRDISEDARRGRIYLPRQHFVQHGLSEDDLLKPRADDRLACLVEDEIRRAKVLYASGWKVFDALSPDGRPMFSMMWRTYRRLLDRIAEDPRAVATRRVRLSAGERFGLASNHFVQPLFHRLEIPPAEVSEIAS, from the coding sequence ATGCAATCTACGCGAAGGATCACAGCCAGCTACCGAGACGTTCGACGCATTGCACGTCGGAGTCGGAGTAATTTTTACCGATCGTTTTGGTTGTTACCGAACCAGAAGCGACGATCGATGTGTGCGCTGTACGCGTTTGCGCGGGTGACGGATGACATCGGAGATTGCAATGAGCCGGCTGCATTGAGGACCCGTTGGCTCGATTGGTGGCGGCAAACGACGGCGCTGAACTTGATCGCTGACAAACCCAAGGATGAAGTGTTGTTAGCGGCCGGCCTGCCTGACAATACATCCGATTGGCCGATTGATTTGGTTACCAAAGCCAACCAAATCTTTCCGGCGCTGCATGATACGGTGCATCGGTTTCGCATTCCGTCGCGGTATCTATTGGAAATCATCGACGGCGTCTTGGCAGATCAGCTGAAGACGCGATTCGATACTTATGAACAGCTCGAACACTATTGCTATTTGGTCGCCTCCGCCGTCGGTTTGGCTTGTTTGCACATCTGGGAGTTTCGCGAGCCGCTGCCTTCGCAAGCCGCGATCGACTGTGGTTTAGCATTTCAGCTGACGAACATCCTACGGGACATTTCCGAAGACGCTCGACGAGGTCGGATCTATTTGCCGAGGCAGCATTTCGTCCAGCACGGGCTTTCCGAAGATGATCTGCTGAAGCCACGCGCTGATGATCGTCTTGCCTGTTTGGTCGAAGACGAGATCCGGCGGGCAAAGGTACTGTACGCCAGCGGCTGGAAGGTTTTCGATGCGCTCAGCCCAGACGGTCGACCGATGTTTTCAATGATGTGGCGTACCTACCGTCGATTACTCGATCGAATCGCTGAAGATCCGCGTGCGGTCGCGACGCGGCGTGTCAGGCTTTCTGCCGGTGAACGATTTGGGTTGGCATCGAACCATTTTGTGCAGCCGTTATTTCACCGTCTCGAAATACCTCCTGCCGAAGTCAGCGAGATCGCTTCGTGA
- a CDS encoding peroxiredoxin: MKLILTTLLLTFTCSLTASAVDIGDKAPKFKAKADSGEMWKSEDHVGKKILVVYFYPADMTGGCTKQACGYRDKMKDFTDAGVEVIGVSGDTVENHKIFKDVHDLNFTLLADTEGKVAEAFGVPVTLGDKAVTKLIGNIEKELVRKATAKRWTFVIDLDGNIAYKDSEVKAAQDPEKITAVIAKLK, translated from the coding sequence ATGAAACTGATCCTCACCACACTGCTTCTCACTTTCACCTGCAGCCTGACCGCTAGCGCCGTTGACATCGGCGACAAAGCTCCAAAATTCAAAGCCAAAGCGGACTCAGGAGAGATGTGGAAGTCCGAAGATCACGTCGGCAAAAAAATCTTGGTCGTCTACTTTTACCCCGCGGACATGACTGGTGGTTGCACCAAGCAGGCATGCGGATATCGCGACAAGATGAAGGACTTCACTGACGCAGGCGTCGAAGTCATCGGCGTCAGCGGTGACACGGTTGAAAACCACAAAATTTTCAAAGACGTCCATGATCTGAATTTCACACTGCTTGCCGATACCGAAGGCAAAGTCGCGGAGGCTTTCGGAGTCCCCGTCACCCTTGGAGACAAGGCTGTCACGAAATTGATCGGCAACATTGAAAAAGAGCTGGTCCGCAAAGCCACGGCCAAACGATGGACCTTTGTCATCGATCTCGATGGCAACATCGCTTACAAGGATTCGGAAGTCAAAGCGGCCCAAGATCCAGAAAAGATCACCGCAGTGATTGCCAAACTTAAGTAG
- a CDS encoding PVC-type heme-binding CxxCH protein translates to MIWQSLKWSDGAGVRHRMPASTRQNVGASLVKIVVICEIAVLCLSLCGGIASAEDFAGVLPRIEPTEPKHTLDGFNVAEGFAIQLIASEPLVNSPVAAEWSASGELFVCEMRGYSEERDAGLSRVSRLVDEDNDGVYDSSKVFADGLLWPTAIFPYRGGLFVGDAPDLWYMKDNNGDGVADEKRVVLTGFSTSNVQGLLNSFRWGLDNRIHLAVGTAGGNVRRPDQDVSESVSVRGFDLAFDPDTFQFERTSGGAQHGMCFDDWGRKFVCSNSDHLQQVMYDDRDLDRKITYPVPSARLSIAADGPQAEVFRISPVEPWRVLRTKLRVAGIVGGPVEGGGRAAGYFTGATGVTIYRGDAWPDSDGPIAIIGDVGSNLIHRKRLVRQGLEFLGRRIDENAEFVASIDNWFRPAQFSCGPDGALTVIDVYREVIEHPKSLPPDIKRHLDLNAGRDRGRLYRVVPQGFVHRPTANLANASTDALVSYLDHDNAWHRETAARLIYERQDPAAERWLRELLKHGAARGRMHAMYALDGIGKLRHEDVITGLADRHDQVVCHAIRLATRYGARVDVIESLKPLVNHPSIDVRCQLAFSMSKFATDQSASWLASILARNISNRWIQLAVMSSIGDQAERLLFETLAMFESHELNRDAVAFIATLVESVQGSMDGQAARRLAELLLEKGSDGIALPMFHEFCRGRWRVLVGDDWVAKIEARQQQLVDQAIDRYADNDASDQSRIDALMQLGPIVDQRLDLAAMDVLANHQSMSLVSATLRAMNSRASRSVVNVVLDRMKQWSPQIRNTACELLFSSPAQAQLVFQAIDEGHIAAEDFPMMQWKLLSENSDGSIADRAKGIVASVKSPSRQSVLDEYQDALKLVGDASRGAVVFRDQCASCHRVGDIGHEVGPSLMAAATRGADSILVNVLDPNREVNPQYRNYVVLTDEGQTFSGMIVGENSNSITLRAAESLEQSVSRDQIEWIRDTGVSIMPEGLEKVISTQQMADLIEYLRTAH, encoded by the coding sequence ATGATCTGGCAATCGCTGAAATGGTCCGACGGTGCCGGCGTTCGACACCGCATGCCTGCATCTACGCGGCAGAACGTAGGGGCTTCGTTGGTGAAGATTGTCGTTATATGCGAGATTGCCGTTTTGTGCCTAAGTCTCTGTGGCGGAATCGCAAGTGCGGAGGACTTTGCTGGCGTGCTTCCGCGAATCGAGCCGACAGAACCAAAGCACACACTCGATGGCTTCAATGTGGCCGAGGGTTTTGCGATCCAGCTGATCGCTTCGGAGCCACTGGTGAATAGTCCCGTTGCAGCCGAGTGGTCGGCGTCGGGCGAGTTGTTTGTCTGCGAGATGCGAGGCTACAGCGAAGAGCGAGATGCGGGTCTATCGCGAGTTTCGCGTCTCGTCGATGAAGACAACGACGGTGTATACGACTCATCGAAAGTTTTCGCAGATGGGCTTTTATGGCCGACCGCGATCTTTCCGTACCGAGGCGGATTGTTTGTTGGTGACGCACCAGACCTTTGGTACATGAAAGACAACAACGGCGACGGGGTCGCCGACGAAAAACGCGTTGTTCTGACGGGCTTTTCGACCAGCAATGTCCAAGGACTTTTAAATTCATTTAGGTGGGGGCTCGACAACCGTATTCACTTGGCGGTGGGAACCGCAGGCGGGAATGTGCGTCGCCCCGATCAGGATGTTTCCGAAAGCGTTTCCGTTCGGGGATTCGATTTGGCGTTTGACCCCGATACTTTTCAATTCGAACGAACCAGCGGTGGCGCCCAGCACGGTATGTGCTTTGATGATTGGGGACGAAAGTTTGTTTGTTCAAACAGCGATCATTTACAGCAGGTGATGTATGACGATCGCGATTTGGATCGCAAAATCACCTATCCGGTGCCTTCGGCGCGATTGTCGATAGCGGCTGACGGTCCTCAGGCAGAAGTGTTTCGGATCAGTCCGGTTGAACCCTGGCGTGTCCTCCGAACAAAGTTGCGTGTCGCCGGGATCGTTGGTGGTCCGGTCGAAGGCGGTGGGCGTGCGGCAGGGTATTTCACTGGTGCCACAGGAGTCACGATTTATCGAGGTGACGCCTGGCCGGATTCGGATGGGCCCATTGCGATCATTGGCGATGTGGGCAGCAATCTGATTCATCGCAAGCGGTTGGTGCGTCAAGGTCTAGAGTTCTTAGGACGTCGGATCGATGAAAACGCCGAGTTTGTTGCTTCCATCGACAATTGGTTCAGGCCAGCACAGTTCAGCTGTGGCCCTGACGGTGCCCTGACCGTGATCGACGTTTACCGCGAAGTCATCGAACATCCCAAGAGCTTGCCTCCCGATATTAAACGTCACCTCGATCTAAACGCGGGACGCGATCGAGGCCGGCTTTATCGCGTCGTTCCCCAGGGTTTTGTTCATCGACCGACAGCGAATTTGGCCAACGCGTCGACTGATGCGTTGGTTAGTTATCTCGATCACGACAACGCTTGGCATCGTGAAACGGCAGCACGTTTGATCTATGAGCGTCAAGATCCTGCAGCGGAACGATGGCTGCGAGAATTACTAAAGCATGGCGCCGCGCGAGGCAGGATGCACGCGATGTATGCACTCGATGGGATCGGAAAGTTGCGTCATGAAGATGTCATCACAGGGCTTGCCGATAGGCACGATCAAGTCGTGTGTCATGCGATTCGGTTGGCGACAAGGTATGGTGCTCGAGTTGACGTCATCGAATCGTTGAAGCCATTGGTGAACCATCCATCGATCGATGTCCGGTGCCAGCTTGCTTTTTCGATGTCAAAGTTTGCAACGGATCAATCGGCCAGTTGGCTTGCATCGATCTTGGCGCGCAACATTAGTAATCGCTGGATCCAATTGGCCGTGATGTCATCGATTGGTGATCAAGCTGAAAGGTTGTTGTTCGAAACGTTGGCGATGTTTGAAAGCCATGAATTGAACCGAGACGCGGTCGCCTTCATTGCGACGTTGGTCGAATCGGTTCAAGGGTCGATGGATGGTCAGGCCGCAAGGCGACTGGCAGAGTTGCTGCTGGAAAAAGGAAGCGATGGGATTGCGTTGCCAATGTTCCACGAATTCTGTCGCGGACGGTGGAGAGTTCTCGTTGGCGATGATTGGGTGGCCAAGATCGAAGCTCGGCAGCAGCAGCTGGTTGATCAAGCGATCGACCGTTATGCCGATAACGATGCGAGCGATCAATCTCGCATCGACGCGTTGATGCAATTGGGACCGATTGTCGATCAGCGATTGGATCTGGCGGCCATGGACGTATTGGCAAATCATCAATCGATGTCGCTTGTCAGTGCGACGCTGCGTGCGATGAATAGTCGTGCGTCACGCTCCGTTGTCAATGTGGTTTTGGATCGGATGAAACAGTGGAGTCCTCAGATCAGGAATACAGCTTGTGAGTTGCTTTTTTCCAGTCCCGCGCAGGCCCAATTGGTTTTTCAGGCAATTGATGAAGGCCACATCGCGGCGGAAGATTTTCCAATGATGCAGTGGAAGCTGCTTTCGGAAAACAGCGACGGTTCGATTGCTGACCGGGCGAAAGGAATCGTCGCCAGCGTCAAATCGCCGTCGCGTCAATCGGTGCTGGATGAGTATCAAGACGCGTTAAAGCTGGTGGGCGATGCTTCGCGTGGGGCTGTTGTGTTTCGCGATCAATGTGCGAGCTGTCATCGCGTCGGTGATATCGGCCACGAAGTCGGGCCAAGCTTGATGGCGGCTGCCACCAGGGGAGCGGATTCGATCTTGGTTAATGTTTTGGATCCAAACCGTGAAGTGAATCCGCAGTATCGCAACTATGTTGTCTTAACAGATGAAGGTCAGACATTCAGCGGCATGATCGTTGGCGAGAACTCAAACAGCATCACGCTGCGAGCAGCCGAATCGCTGGAGCAAAGTGTTTCTCGCGATCAGATCGAATGGATCCGTGACACCGGTGTCTCTATCATGCCGGAGGGGCTCGAGAAAGTCATTTCGACCCAGCAGATGGCTGACTTGATCGAGTATCTGCGTACGGCGCATTGA